Proteins from a genomic interval of Gordonia sp. SL306:
- a CDS encoding AurF N-oxygenase family protein, protein MTATTQATTQEVRGDTAGREAVSRRLINGSVKRSYAPVVDLDWDRAPEPERYFLPPSVLSLVGTEIWEGLSPQQRIELSRQEMANILSVGIWFENLLNRTLLARLMVADPASPTTHYALTEMGDECRHMVMFGRAIEWSGARPFQMRRLERVGMALLPHALRGSLLWVAALVGEEIFDALQREMLDDPRLQPLVARLMQVHVAEEARHIGFARDGIMRRKPIRGRWETFVAANGHAFAGVLFRRLFTNPAMYRRAGLDGRAAARAARANPRFHEAQVRGFASLAAFLESAGLMSRLSRYGWRRGGFL, encoded by the coding sequence GTGACCGCGACGACTCAGGCGACGACCCAGGAGGTACGCGGTGACACCGCGGGCCGGGAGGCGGTCTCGCGGCGCTTGATCAACGGCTCCGTGAAGCGGTCGTATGCGCCGGTCGTGGATCTGGACTGGGATCGGGCGCCCGAACCCGAGCGCTACTTCCTGCCGCCCAGCGTGCTCAGCCTGGTCGGCACCGAGATCTGGGAAGGACTCTCGCCGCAGCAGCGCATCGAGCTCTCCCGACAGGAGATGGCCAACATCCTCTCGGTCGGCATCTGGTTCGAGAATCTGCTGAATCGCACGTTGCTCGCCAGGCTGATGGTCGCCGACCCCGCGTCACCGACGACGCACTACGCCCTGACCGAGATGGGCGACGAATGTCGGCACATGGTGATGTTCGGACGTGCCATCGAGTGGTCGGGTGCCCGGCCGTTCCAGATGCGCCGGTTGGAGCGGGTCGGGATGGCGTTGCTGCCCCATGCACTGCGCGGGAGCCTCCTGTGGGTGGCCGCACTGGTGGGCGAGGAGATCTTCGACGCGCTGCAGCGCGAGATGCTCGACGATCCACGGCTGCAGCCCCTGGTGGCCCGTCTCATGCAGGTGCACGTCGCGGAGGAGGCCCGGCACATCGGGTTCGCCCGCGACGGGATCATGCGGCGCAAGCCGATCCGCGGCCGCTGGGAGACCTTCGTCGCGGCCAACGGGCACGCCTTCGCCGGTGTGCTCTTCCGTCGGCTCTTCACCAACCCCGCGATGTATCGCCGGGCCGGACTCGATGGGCGGGCGGCGGCCCGCGCCGCCCGCGCCAACCCACGGTTCCACGAGGCGCAGGTTCGCGGATTCGCCTCCCTCGCAGCATTTCTCGAGAGTGCCGGGCTGATGAGCAGACTCTCACGGTACGGCTGGCGTCGTGGCGGATTCCTGTGA
- a CDS encoding S49 family peptidase, producing MSRGPWDKVTKRVARSRADRVAVVRLDGPIGIGGLGRAGLTADNVESVLKRAFGTEHVKAVVVVINSPGGSPAQSEYIAERIRQLSAEKGVPVIAFCEDVAASGGYWIACAADEIFAAHTSMIGSIGVVSSGFGLSDVLTRFGVQRRLYTTGDNKARLDTFSPERPEDVEWLRALQAQLHEAFIAWVRQRRGKRLSAPDDELFSGDIWVGSRAVQVGLVDGIGVMRSVIAERYPDAEITTIEAPKPLLARLVGGQVSVNRLMESAVAGTVVAVDRAIATRLG from the coding sequence ATGAGTCGTGGACCGTGGGACAAGGTGACCAAACGGGTGGCGCGGTCGCGGGCGGACCGGGTGGCCGTCGTTCGCCTCGACGGTCCGATCGGCATCGGTGGTCTCGGTCGTGCCGGGTTGACCGCCGACAATGTCGAGTCGGTCCTCAAGCGCGCCTTCGGCACCGAACACGTGAAGGCCGTCGTGGTCGTCATCAATTCTCCGGGTGGCTCGCCCGCCCAGTCGGAGTACATCGCGGAACGAATCCGCCAGTTGTCCGCGGAGAAGGGCGTCCCGGTCATCGCCTTCTGCGAAGACGTCGCGGCATCGGGCGGCTACTGGATCGCGTGTGCGGCCGACGAGATCTTTGCCGCGCACACCTCGATGATCGGGTCGATCGGAGTGGTGTCGTCGGGGTTCGGTCTCTCCGATGTGCTGACGCGCTTCGGCGTGCAGCGCAGGCTGTACACGACCGGCGACAACAAGGCCCGCCTGGACACCTTCTCTCCGGAGCGGCCCGAGGATGTCGAGTGGCTCAGGGCGCTGCAGGCACAACTGCACGAGGCCTTCATCGCGTGGGTCCGGCAGCGCCGCGGCAAGCGGCTCAGCGCTCCCGACGACGAATTGTTCAGCGGCGACATCTGGGTCGGCAGCCGTGCGGTGCAGGTCGGGCTCGTCGACGGGATCGGCGTGATGCGATCGGTCATCGCCGAGCGCTACCCGGACGCCGAGATCACCACGATCGAGGCACCGAAACCTCTCCTCGCCCGTCTGGTGGGCGGGCAGGTCAGCGTGAACCGGTTGATGGAGAGTGCCGTCGCGGGGACCGTCGTCGCCGTCGATCGGGCGATCGCCACGCGTCTGGGCTGA
- a CDS encoding VOC family protein, whose amino-acid sequence MEIRWLTAFLDFPAEQFGAEVTFWRAIAGSTVSPPRGEHREFASLEPFNGDPHLRVQRVDAGPGGIHLDLHVDDPRSATAEAIALGATVVRDHAGPAYMSLASPAGFVFCLVEWQGESVRSRPIRWPGDTISIIDQVCIDIPRELHEREVAFWTRFTGMPTEPTSRPELLRLRRDHALAIGILLQRNGPDDEATVATGHLDLAATAVEDEVARHEDWGARVVEEFPTWTVMSDPVGRRYCITSRNPRTGD is encoded by the coding sequence GTGGAGATCCGATGGCTCACCGCATTCCTGGACTTTCCCGCCGAGCAGTTCGGTGCCGAGGTCACGTTCTGGCGCGCGATTGCCGGCAGCACCGTGTCGCCGCCGCGCGGCGAGCACCGCGAGTTCGCCTCGTTGGAGCCGTTCAACGGGGATCCCCATCTCCGTGTGCAGCGGGTCGACGCCGGGCCCGGCGGGATCCATCTCGATCTCCACGTCGACGACCCGCGGTCGGCGACGGCGGAGGCGATCGCCCTGGGTGCCACCGTGGTTCGCGACCACGCCGGGCCTGCCTACATGTCGTTGGCCTCGCCCGCAGGTTTTGTGTTCTGCCTGGTCGAATGGCAGGGCGAGTCCGTGCGCTCGCGCCCGATCCGATGGCCGGGCGACACGATCAGCATCATCGACCAGGTGTGCATCGACATCCCACGCGAACTCCACGAGCGCGAGGTCGCGTTCTGGACACGGTTCACCGGCATGCCGACCGAGCCGACCAGCCGTCCCGAATTGCTCCGCCTGCGTCGCGACCACGCCCTGGCGATCGGCATCCTGTTGCAGCGCAACGGGCCAGACGACGAGGCGACAGTGGCCACCGGACATCTCGACCTGGCCGCCACCGCGGTCGAGGACGAGGTGGCACGGCACGAGGACTGGGGCGCTCGCGTGGTCGAAGAGTTCCCGACCTGGACCGTGATGTCCGATCCCGTTGGCCGGCGCTACTGCATCAC
- a CDS encoding LCP family protein, translating into MLLLFVVASVGLLFYYDGKLHRTEALVPYAGRPADTPGTNWLIVGSDSRADLSDDQRQQLSTGDSDGSRTDTIMMVHKPPSGSAMIISIPRDLYVPIPGQGSHKINAAFNFGGPQLLTQTVEQLSGVRIDHYAEIGFGGFDSVVDAVGGVTICLDQPLNDPKAGLRLPKGCQELNGRQALGLVRTRAFPNADLERVVNQRKFLNALMAKATSPSVLANPFRLIPFVNGAVDALTVDEGDHIWNLMGLAWALRGNPITTTTPTGGDEYTDDGDSLAVGDNTEQFFTYIRKGLPVPDDLLSGKGGVLGG; encoded by the coding sequence GTGCTGCTGCTCTTCGTCGTCGCGTCGGTGGGCCTGCTGTTCTACTACGACGGCAAACTCCACCGCACCGAGGCGCTCGTGCCCTACGCAGGCAGGCCGGCCGACACCCCGGGCACCAACTGGTTGATCGTCGGCAGCGACTCACGCGCCGACTTGAGTGACGACCAGCGTCAGCAACTCTCCACCGGCGACAGCGACGGGTCTCGTACAGACACCATCATGATGGTGCACAAGCCGCCGAGCGGTTCGGCGATGATCATCAGCATCCCGCGCGACCTCTACGTACCGATCCCCGGTCAGGGATCGCACAAGATCAACGCCGCATTCAATTTCGGTGGACCCCAACTACTCACCCAGACGGTCGAGCAGCTCTCGGGCGTCCGGATCGATCACTACGCCGAGATCGGCTTCGGCGGGTTCGACAGCGTGGTCGACGCCGTCGGGGGCGTCACCATCTGCCTCGATCAGCCGCTCAACGATCCGAAGGCCGGTCTGCGGCTACCGAAGGGATGCCAGGAACTCAACGGCAGGCAGGCCCTCGGTCTCGTCCGCACCCGCGCCTTCCCGAATGCCGATCTCGAGCGCGTGGTGAACCAGCGCAAGTTCCTGAATGCCTTGATGGCCAAGGCGACGAGTCCGTCGGTGCTCGCCAACCCGTTCCGGCTGATCCCGTTCGTCAACGGAGCAGTCGATGCGCTCACCGTGGACGAGGGTGACCACATCTGGAACCTCATGGGGCTCGCATGGGCGTTGCGCGGCAACCCGATCACCACCACGACGCCCACCGGCGGCGACGAGTACACCGACGACGGGGACTCACTTGCGGTGGGGGACAACACCGAACAGTTCTTCACCTACATCCGCAAGGGTCTCCCCGTGCCCGACGATCTGCTGTCCGGCAAAGGCGGCGTGCTCGGCGGGTGA
- a CDS encoding DUF5926 family protein — protein sequence MAKKSKRGSGPRPGSNRAERVAARKERQLAAMAPPPRPFAGLAAECDLVALRAFVASAIADVALVEPGPAEPELTSAVPDDAAAPAKSQRPEGVRNEVRLATILPGAVPALVRDATNGPEGLVAMQTDPEPVDVPGSMADAIEWAAHAESDAEYEPGGTSRSLTELLDVDAQLDLVVYDDFSWWFPPGTDVPPEIADMLARANDSIMPTARLNPKSGVGAPWWVDAGERAHLRWVRPEDEDDLMTALARLHAADRLTLGEGSRFAGSFRTHGLLVPVFDLDNELHHEEWYAGLDQFDEWLTEAMAQTGDLSTAELRSRDGIRGRQVTLR from the coding sequence ATGGCGAAGAAGAGCAAGCGGGGCAGCGGACCGCGTCCGGGCAGTAATCGGGCCGAGAGGGTGGCCGCACGCAAGGAGCGGCAGCTCGCCGCGATGGCGCCGCCGCCCAGGCCCTTTGCGGGACTCGCGGCCGAGTGCGACCTCGTGGCGTTGCGTGCGTTCGTGGCGTCTGCCATCGCCGACGTCGCGCTCGTCGAACCGGGACCGGCCGAACCCGAATTGACGTCGGCGGTACCCGACGATGCCGCCGCTCCGGCGAAATCTCAACGGCCGGAGGGGGTTCGGAACGAGGTTCGACTCGCGACGATTCTGCCCGGCGCGGTGCCTGCGCTGGTCCGCGACGCGACGAACGGGCCCGAGGGTCTCGTCGCGATGCAGACCGACCCGGAGCCCGTCGATGTGCCCGGATCCATGGCGGATGCCATCGAGTGGGCCGCACACGCGGAGTCGGATGCGGAGTACGAGCCGGGCGGCACGTCGCGGTCGCTCACCGAGCTGCTCGACGTGGACGCACAGTTGGATCTGGTGGTCTACGACGACTTCTCGTGGTGGTTCCCGCCGGGAACGGATGTACCGCCGGAGATCGCGGATATGCTGGCGCGGGCCAACGACTCGATCATGCCGACCGCGCGTCTCAACCCGAAGAGTGGCGTCGGCGCACCCTGGTGGGTCGACGCCGGCGAGCGCGCGCATCTGAGGTGGGTGCGACCGGAGGACGAGGACGACCTGATGACCGCGCTGGCCCGGCTGCATGCCGCGGATCGCCTGACCCTCGGCGAGGGTTCGCGTTTCGCCGGGTCGTTCCGCACCCACGGGTTGTTGGTGCCGGTGTTCGATCTGGACAACGAACTCCACCACGAGGAGTGGTACGCCGGCCTGGACCAGTTCGACGAATGGCTCACCGAGGCGATGGCCCAGACCGGCGATCTCAGCACCGCCGAACTACGTTCGCGCGACGGTATCCGCGGTCGTCAGGTCACGCTGCGCTGA
- a CDS encoding DUF4873 domain-containing protein: MTVPAAVPEPTSVAVIGRGPLARRFKTRIGRSRLMIEVVDDPAPGDLAVREEPSPDGGYLGVASAGRPGEFFLTDERSIGYLVDLVEHFVVSGARSVVVRRPIENEWAAVGSERARRKRLRGFRPDDYDWVGTESIDDDVFDGDATLSADGDEIVAHLRVSGYLDPLDGLYHWAGTAFGAEVRTWKDDRVKHVTVSIGDGEPVDARLAEVTPSGAVRVVGVGEPPYPLEPLTI, translated from the coding sequence GTGACGGTCCCGGCGGCGGTCCCTGAGCCGACGTCGGTCGCGGTGATCGGGCGTGGGCCGCTCGCCCGACGGTTCAAGACGCGAATCGGTCGGTCACGGCTGATGATCGAGGTCGTCGACGATCCGGCGCCCGGTGATCTCGCGGTGCGCGAGGAGCCGTCTCCGGACGGTGGCTATCTGGGGGTCGCGTCGGCAGGACGCCCCGGAGAATTCTTTCTCACCGATGAGCGGTCGATCGGCTATCTCGTCGATCTGGTCGAGCATTTCGTCGTCTCCGGCGCGAGGTCGGTGGTGGTGCGGCGTCCGATCGAGAACGAGTGGGCCGCAGTTGGTTCGGAGCGTGCTCGCCGCAAGCGACTGCGGGGTTTCCGTCCGGACGACTACGACTGGGTCGGAACCGAGTCGATCGACGACGACGTCTTCGACGGCGACGCAACGCTCTCGGCAGACGGTGACGAGATCGTGGCGCACCTTCGCGTCTCCGGGTATCTGGATCCGCTCGACGGCCTGTACCACTGGGCCGGAACGGCGTTCGGCGCCGAAGTGCGGACCTGGAAGGACGATCGGGTGAAGCACGTGACCGTGTCGATCGGGGATGGCGAACCGGTGGACGCGCGCCTGGCCGAGGTCACGCCGTCGGGCGCGGTGCGGGTCGTCGGTGTGGGCGAGCCGCCGTATCCGCTGGAGCCGCTCACCATCTGA
- a CDS encoding DUF4328 domain-containing protein → MIDLCPRCRIQAPHRPGRERCPRCGGPLRVVDSDLIGDQAGPVATRGSSASPGETSVRPTASSAPGQPSSGPRSSRLYRSRHVRWVARRPPEAIPARRPMVPPGPRPIPRYVYVPRWGLRDVPIETDVDSRNPLEALTAVLLHALRLLACALGLAAIVHLLRYVLLVVNRSVPVAGWTDRASAFLVIFGGLVAFGVFVYVTVVFTRWIIALRDDAYRRHDLRDPRPRWQIALLAAVPLVNVAGAAVLLHEVARMRDDLEVERTRRRLTKLWVAWAIVNVLAVITVVTRIVATASGSIQTSANGLAAVVISSAVSGVFAWWLGTRLMVIFGGPQDEPVPSRRWVAVA, encoded by the coding sequence ATGATCGACCTGTGTCCGCGGTGCCGTATCCAGGCACCGCATCGTCCGGGGCGGGAGCGTTGCCCGCGTTGTGGCGGACCGCTGCGCGTGGTCGACAGCGATCTGATCGGTGACCAGGCCGGCCCGGTGGCAACGCGAGGCTCGTCGGCATCCCCCGGTGAGACCTCGGTACGGCCGACGGCGTCGTCGGCCCCGGGTCAGCCCTCGAGCGGACCGCGCAGCAGTCGGCTCTACCGGAGCAGGCATGTCCGGTGGGTCGCCCGCCGACCGCCGGAGGCCATCCCGGCCCGGCGACCGATGGTCCCGCCCGGGCCGCGGCCGATCCCGCGATACGTCTACGTCCCGCGATGGGGGCTGCGTGACGTCCCGATCGAGACAGACGTCGACAGTCGCAACCCGCTGGAGGCGCTGACGGCCGTCCTCCTCCACGCGCTTCGGCTCCTTGCCTGCGCCCTCGGGCTGGCCGCGATCGTCCATCTGCTGCGCTACGTCCTGCTGGTGGTGAACAGGTCCGTGCCGGTCGCCGGCTGGACGGACCGGGCATCCGCGTTCCTCGTGATCTTCGGCGGGCTGGTGGCATTCGGGGTGTTCGTCTACGTGACCGTGGTCTTCACCCGGTGGATCATCGCCCTGCGCGACGATGCCTATCGGCGACACGATCTCCGCGACCCGCGACCCCGGTGGCAGATCGCGCTGCTCGCAGCTGTACCGCTCGTCAACGTGGCGGGAGCGGCGGTCCTGCTGCACGAGGTCGCCCGGATGCGCGACGATCTCGAGGTCGAACGCACGCGGCGCCGGCTCACCAAGTTGTGGGTGGCCTGGGCGATCGTCAACGTGCTCGCGGTGATCACGGTGGTCACCCGCATCGTCGCGACGGCATCGGGCTCGATCCAGACCTCTGCCAACGGGCTTGCGGCGGTGGTTATCAGTTCGGCGGTGTCCGGCGTGTTCGCGTGGTGGCTCGGCACCCGTCTGATGGTGATTTTCGGTGGACCACAGGACGAACCGGTACCGTCACGACGCTGGGTGGCGGTCGCATGA
- a CDS encoding CPBP family intramembrane glutamic endopeptidase, whose protein sequence is MRATLRSVLTPGRPRTVEVVTDPIERRAIVVELVIVGVLTFLFSAIAAALSLIEAQLSGGIGNSTVALNPSRSDLGWIDFVRQLMSAIRLIAIGALGIYLLWRSGIGLNRVGLGRWAPRRDLPAGLGLAALIGLPGLALVAIARALGMNAHLVPSEVDGVWWRWPILILIAIGNAAAEEIIVVAYFITRLRQLGTSENASLAASSVLRGGYHLYQGVGAGLGNMVMGLVFGRFFQITSRVWPLVIAHAVMDVVAFVGYALLHDHLSWVG, encoded by the coding sequence ATGCGCGCCACGCTCCGATCGGTACTGACACCGGGGCGCCCGCGGACCGTCGAGGTCGTCACCGACCCAATCGAACGGCGGGCCATCGTCGTCGAACTGGTGATCGTCGGTGTGCTCACCTTCCTCTTCTCCGCCATCGCCGCCGCGCTCTCCCTCATCGAGGCACAGTTGTCGGGAGGGATCGGGAACTCCACCGTCGCACTGAATCCGTCGCGATCGGATCTCGGCTGGATCGACTTCGTGCGGCAGCTGATGAGCGCGATCCGACTGATTGCGATCGGCGCTCTCGGGATCTATCTCTTGTGGCGCAGCGGGATCGGCCTGAACCGGGTCGGACTCGGCCGATGGGCCCCGCGTCGCGACCTACCGGCAGGCCTCGGCCTCGCCGCGCTGATCGGATTGCCCGGCCTCGCTCTGGTCGCCATCGCCCGTGCGCTGGGGATGAACGCCCACCTGGTGCCGAGCGAGGTCGACGGCGTGTGGTGGCGCTGGCCGATCCTGATCCTGATCGCGATCGGGAACGCGGCGGCCGAGGAGATCATCGTGGTCGCCTACTTCATCACCCGGCTGCGGCAACTCGGCACGTCGGAGAACGCCTCCCTGGCCGCCAGTTCGGTGCTCCGCGGCGGTTATCACCTGTACCAGGGCGTCGGCGCGGGCCTCGGGAACATGGTCATGGGGCTGGTGTTCGGGCGGTTCTTCCAGATCACCTCACGCGTCTGGCCGTTGGTGATCGCACATGCGGTGATGGACGTCGTCGCATTCGTCGGATATGCGCTGCTCCACGACCATCTGAGCTGGGTGGGTTGA
- a CDS encoding glycerophosphodiester phosphodiesterase, with protein MTGVEQISRSGKPAVVAHRGASEALPEHTLAAYELALSQGADGLECDVRLTSDQELVCVHDRTVDRTSDGTGVVSEMSLAELRDLDFGSWHPAGDKASVLTLRELLSLTLDWRRPVRLFIETKHPVRYGSLVEQKLLALLHEFGVGTPPSADHSRAVVISFSSAGVWRIRRHAPMLPTILLGDTARLLGGSAATAVGATGIGPSVETLRLNPDLVDRAAAAGRVTYCWTVDEQVDVQLCADLGVRWLATNRPAKVRDWLVTVD; from the coding sequence ATGACGGGTGTGGAGCAGATCTCCCGATCCGGCAAGCCGGCGGTGGTGGCCCATCGTGGCGCCTCGGAGGCGCTCCCCGAGCACACCCTCGCGGCCTACGAGCTGGCCCTGAGTCAGGGGGCCGACGGGCTCGAATGCGACGTCCGGCTGACCAGCGACCAGGAACTCGTCTGCGTCCACGACCGCACCGTCGACCGGACCTCCGACGGAACCGGTGTGGTCAGCGAGATGTCGCTGGCGGAATTACGCGATCTGGACTTCGGCAGTTGGCATCCGGCAGGCGACAAGGCGTCGGTGCTGACCCTGCGGGAGCTGCTCTCCCTCACGCTGGATTGGCGCAGGCCCGTGCGGCTGTTCATCGAGACCAAGCATCCGGTGCGCTACGGCAGCCTGGTGGAGCAGAAGCTGCTGGCACTTCTCCACGAGTTCGGTGTGGGTACCCCGCCGTCGGCGGATCACAGTCGCGCGGTGGTCATCTCGTTCTCGTCGGCCGGGGTGTGGCGGATTCGCCGGCACGCCCCGATGTTGCCGACGATCCTGCTCGGCGACACCGCTCGCCTGCTCGGCGGAAGTGCCGCGACGGCGGTCGGTGCCACCGGCATCGGGCCGTCCGTGGAAACCCTGCGGCTGAACCCGGATCTGGTGGACCGCGCCGCCGCGGCCGGTCGGGTCACCTACTGCTGGACGGTCGACGAGCAGGTCGACGTCCAACTCTGCGCGGATCTCGGCGTTCGCTGGCTCGCGACGAATCGTCCTGCGAAGGTCCGTGACTGGCTGGTCACCGTCGACTGA
- a CDS encoding TetR/AcrR family transcriptional regulator, protein MGVKDRTYGGISVTERRDHRRVLFLDAGLAVFGEDGYQNASVSAICARANLARGHFYEQFSDREELLLAVYDRIQDDGRAAVTEALATLGDGDIETRARCAVDAYARSIGSDHRRAAVAFVEIVGVSARVEEHRLEQRAVWGEFIAAELKRALGEDYVPPGGWSAATTAIVGALIAMVEQWASSPTERARRLHDVSDVLVRFLLALT, encoded by the coding sequence ATGGGCGTGAAGGATCGGACCTATGGCGGCATCTCGGTGACCGAACGCCGAGATCACCGTCGCGTCCTATTTCTCGACGCCGGTCTGGCGGTGTTCGGGGAGGACGGCTATCAGAACGCCTCCGTCTCGGCGATCTGCGCCCGCGCCAATCTGGCCCGAGGCCACTTCTACGAGCAGTTCTCCGATCGTGAAGAGTTGTTGCTCGCGGTCTATGACCGAATCCAGGACGACGGGCGCGCGGCGGTCACCGAGGCACTGGCGACTCTAGGGGACGGCGACATCGAGACGCGCGCGCGGTGCGCCGTCGACGCCTATGCCCGGAGCATCGGCTCGGACCACCGGCGAGCCGCGGTCGCGTTCGTCGAGATCGTCGGCGTGAGTGCTCGTGTGGAGGAACACCGCCTCGAGCAGCGCGCCGTGTGGGGCGAGTTCATCGCGGCTGAGCTGAAACGGGCTCTCGGCGAGGATTACGTTCCCCCGGGCGGCTGGTCGGCGGCCACCACCGCGATCGTCGGCGCACTGATAGCGATGGTCGAACAATGGGCATCGAGCCCGACCGAACGCGCCCGCCGCCTTCATGACGTCAGTGACGTCCTCGTCCGGTTCCTGCTCGCGCTCACCTGA
- a CDS encoding ferritin: MDRMTATRDETVFHKLLHDQIGNEFAAAQQYIAVAIYYDSHDMPQLAKHFYAQSVEERNHAMMIVQYFLDRDIDVEIPAVSAPRNDFADYRAPIELALEQEKAVTEQIVDLARAARDSGDYLGEQFMQWFLAEQVEEVATMTTLQTIAERAQGNLFDLENFVEREVNGAPAPATPAPAAAGGNL; encoded by the coding sequence ATGGACCGCATGACAGCCACACGTGACGAGACCGTCTTCCACAAGCTGCTGCACGACCAGATCGGCAACGAGTTCGCCGCCGCGCAGCAATACATCGCGGTCGCCATCTATTACGACAGCCACGACATGCCCCAGCTGGCCAAGCACTTCTATGCCCAGTCGGTCGAAGAGCGCAACCACGCGATGATGATCGTGCAGTACTTCCTCGATCGCGACATCGATGTGGAGATCCCCGCCGTCTCCGCCCCGCGCAACGACTTCGCCGATTACCGGGCACCGATCGAACTGGCCCTGGAACAGGAGAAGGCCGTCACCGAGCAGATCGTCGATCTGGCCCGTGCCGCCCGCGACAGCGGTGACTACCTCGGCGAGCAGTTCATGCAGTGGTTCCTCGCCGAGCAGGTCGAGGAGGTCGCCACGATGACCACCCTGCAGACGATCGCCGAACGCGCACAGGGCAACCTGTTCGACCTGGAGAACTTCGTCGAGCGTGAGGTCAACGGCGCGCCCGCACCCGCGACACCGGCACCGGCTGCCGCAGGCGGGAATCTGTAA